Proteins encoded together in one Bacteroides ovatus window:
- the rpoB gene encoding DNA-directed RNA polymerase subunit beta, translating to MSSNTVNQRVNFASTKNPLEYPDFLEVQLKSFQDFLQLDTPPEKRKNEGLYKVFAENFPIADTRNNFVLEFLDYYIDPPRYTIDDCIERGLTYSVPLKAKLKLYCTDPDHEDFDTVIQDVFLGPIPYMTDKATFVINGAERVVVSQLHRSPGVFFGQSVHANGTKLYSARIIPFKGSWIEFATDINNVMYAYIDRKKKLPVTTLLRAIGFENDKDILEIFNLAEDVKVNKTNLKKVLGRKLAARVLKTWIEDFVDEDTGEVVSIERNEVIIDRETVLEEVHIDEILESGVQNILLHKDEPNQSDFSIIYNTLQKDPSNSEKEAVLYIYRQLRNADPADDASAREVINNLFFSEKRYDLGDVGRYRINKKLNLTTDMDVRVLTKEDIIEIIKYLIELINSKADVDDIDHLSNRRVRTVGEQLSNQFAVGLARMSRTIRERMNVRDNEVFTPIDLINAKTISSVINSFFGTNALSQFMDQTNPLAEITHKRRMSALGPGGLSRERAGFEVRDVHYTHYGRLCPIETPEGPNIGLISSLCVFAKINDLGFIETPYRKVENGKVDLSDNGLIYLTAEEEEEKVIAQGNAPLNDDGTFVRNKVKSRQDADFPVVEPTEVDLMDVSPQQIASIAASLIPFLEHDDANRALMGSNMMRQAVPLLRSEAPIVGTGIERQLVRDSRTQITAEGDGVVDYVDATTIRILYDRTEDEEFVSFEPALKEYRIPKFRKTNQNMTIDLRPICDRGQRVKKGDILTEGYSTEKGELALGKNLLVAYMPWKGYNYEDAIVLNERVVREDLLTSVHVEEYSLEVRETKRGMEELTSDIPNVSEEATKDLDENGIVRIGARIEPGDIMIGKITPKGESDPSPEEKLLRAIFGDKAGDVKDASLKASPSLKGVVIDKKLFSRVIKNRSSKLADKALLPKIDDEFESKVADLKRILVKKLMTLTEGKVSQGVKDYLGAEVIAKGSKFSASDFDSLDFTSIQLSNWTSDDHINGMIRDLVMNFIKKYKELDAELKRKKFAITIGDELPAGIIQMAKVYIAKKRKIGVGDKMAGRHGNKGIVSRVVRQEDMPFLADGTPVDIVLNPLGVPSRMNIGQIFEAVLGRAGKTLGVKFATPIFDGATMEDLDQWTDKAGLPRYCKTYLCDGGTGEQFDQAATVGVTYMLKLGHMVEDKMHARSIGPYSLITQQPLGGKAQFGGQRFGEMEVWALEGFGAAHILQEILTIKSDDVVGRSKAYEAIVKGEPMPQPGIPESLNVLLHELRGLGLSINLE from the coding sequence ATGTCTTCAAATACTGTAAATCAAAGAGTTAATTTTGCTTCGACTAAGAATCCGCTCGAATACCCGGATTTCCTGGAAGTACAATTGAAGTCATTCCAAGACTTTCTACAATTAGATACCCCACCTGAAAAGCGCAAGAATGAGGGATTGTATAAAGTATTTGCTGAAAACTTCCCTATTGCCGATACAAGAAACAATTTTGTTCTTGAGTTTCTGGACTATTATATTGATCCGCCGCGTTATACCATCGATGATTGTATAGAGCGTGGGCTTACTTATAGTGTTCCCTTAAAAGCGAAACTTAAGCTTTACTGTACGGACCCCGATCATGAGGATTTTGATACAGTGATTCAGGACGTATTCCTCGGCCCGATTCCTTATATGACTGATAAGGCTACTTTCGTCATTAACGGTGCCGAACGCGTAGTTGTGTCACAGCTTCACCGTTCTCCGGGTGTGTTCTTCGGTCAGAGTGTACATGCCAATGGTACGAAACTTTATTCGGCTCGTATTATTCCGTTTAAGGGTTCGTGGATTGAGTTTGCTACTGACATCAATAATGTGATGTACGCATACATCGACCGTAAGAAGAAATTGCCGGTAACGACTTTGTTGCGTGCAATTGGCTTCGAGAATGACAAAGATATTCTTGAGATTTTCAACCTTGCAGAAGATGTAAAGGTGAACAAGACAAATCTGAAGAAAGTGCTAGGTCGTAAATTGGCTGCACGTGTCTTGAAAACATGGATTGAAGATTTCGTTGATGAAGATACCGGTGAAGTGGTTTCTATCGAGCGTAACGAAGTTATTATCGATCGTGAAACCGTACTGGAAGAGGTGCATATTGATGAAATTTTGGAGTCGGGAGTTCAGAACATCCTTTTACATAAAGATGAACCGAACCAGTCCGATTTCTCTATCATATATAATACGTTGCAGAAGGACCCGAGTAACTCGGAAAAAGAAGCTGTGTTGTATATCTACCGTCAGTTGCGTAACGCCGATCCGGCTGATGACGCAAGTGCAAGGGAGGTTATCAACAACTTGTTCTTCTCTGAAAAACGATATGACCTTGGTGATGTAGGTCGTTACAGAATCAACAAAAAGTTGAATCTGACGACTGATATGGACGTGCGTGTCCTCACGAAGGAAGATATCATTGAAATCATCAAATATCTGATTGAGCTGATTAACTCAAAAGCAGATGTGGATGATATTGACCACTTGAGTAACCGTCGTGTACGTACAGTAGGTGAGCAGCTTTCTAATCAGTTTGCTGTTGGTCTGGCTCGTATGTCTCGTACGATTCGCGAACGTATGAACGTTCGTGACAATGAAGTGTTTACTCCGATTGATTTGATTAACGCGAAGACAATCTCTTCTGTAATCAACTCATTCTTCGGAACGAACGCATTGTCGCAGTTCATGGACCAGACAAACCCCTTGGCTGAAATCACGCACAAGCGTCGTATGTCTGCCCTTGGTCCTGGTGGTCTTTCCCGTGAACGTGCCGGATTTGAGGTTCGTGATGTTCACTACACACACTATGGTCGTCTTTGTCCGATTGAGACTCCTGAAGGTCCGAACATCGGTTTGATCTCTTCATTGTGTGTATTTGCTAAGATTAATGATCTGGGATTCATTGAAACTCCGTACCGTAAGGTGGAAAACGGAAAAGTGGATCTTTCTGATAACGGTCTGATTTATCTGACTGCTGAAGAAGAGGAAGAAAAGGTTATTGCACAGGGAAATGCTCCGTTGAATGATGACGGTACATTTGTGCGTAACAAAGTTAAATCTCGTCAGGATGCCGACTTCCCGGTTGTTGAACCGACAGAGGTTGATTTGATGGACGTTTCTCCTCAGCAGATTGCATCAATCGCGGCTTCATTGATTCCGTTCCTGGAACATGATGATGCTAACCGTGCATTGATGGGATCAAACATGATGCGCCAGGCGGTTCCTTTGTTGAGGAGTGAAGCGCCGATCGTAGGTACAGGTATCGAACGTCAGTTGGTAAGAGACTCTCGTACGCAGATTACTGCGGAAGGAGATGGTGTTGTTGACTACGTTGATGCTACTACTATCCGTATTTTGTATGACCGTACAGAAGACGAAGAGTTCGTGAGTTTTGAACCTGCTTTGAAAGAATATAGAATACCTAAGTTCCGTAAGACTAACCAGAACATGACGATTGACTTGCGTCCGATTTGCGACAGAGGCCAGCGTGTGAAGAAAGGTGACATCTTGACTGAAGGTTATTCTACTGAAAAGGGTGAATTGGCATTGGGTAAGAACCTGTTGGTAGCTTATATGCCTTGGAAAGGTTACAACTATGAGGATGCTATCGTATTGAACGAACGTGTGGTACGCGAAGACTTATTGACTTCGGTTCACGTAGAGGAATATTCTCTGGAAGTTCGTGAAACAAAACGTGGTATGGAAGAGTTGACTTCTGATATCCCGAATGTAAGTGAAGAAGCTACTAAAGACCTGGATGAAAATGGTATCGTAAGAATCGGTGCTCGTATCGAGCCGGGTGATATCATGATCGGTAAGATTACACCGAAGGGTGAATCTGATCCTTCTCCAGAAGAAAAATTGCTTCGTGCCATCTTTGGTGATAAGGCAGGTGATGTGAAAGATGCTTCATTGAAAGCTTCTCCTTCTTTGAAAGGTGTTGTGATCGATAAGAAACTTTTCTCACGTGTGATTAAGAATCGTAGCTCTAAACTGGCCGATAAAGCATTGTTGCCTAAGATCGATGATGAATTTGAATCTAAGGTAGCTGATCTGAAACGTATCCTGGTTAAGAAACTGATGACTTTGACTGAAGGTAAGGTTTCTCAAGGTGTGAAGGATTATCTGGGTGCGGAAGTAATTGCGAAAGGTTCTAAGTTCAGTGCTTCTGATTTTGATTCACTTGACTTTACTTCTATTCAGTTAAGCAACTGGACTAGTGATGACCATATTAATGGTATGATTCGTGATCTGGTGATGAATTTCATTAAGAAATACAAAGAGCTGGATGCTGAATTGAAACGTAAGAAGTTTGCTATTACAATTGGTGATGAACTTCCAGCTGGTATTATCCAGATGGCAAAAGTATATATTGCTAAGAAGCGTAAGATTGGTGTGGGTGATAAGATGGCAGGTCGCCACGGTAACAAGGGTATTGTATCCCGCGTTGTTCGTCAGGAAGATATGCCGTTCTTGGCTGATGGTACTCCGGTTGACATTGTGTTGAATCCGTTGGGTGTGCCTTCTCGTATGAACATTGGTCAGATTTTTGAAGCTGTACTCGGACGTGCCGGAAAAACGTTGGGCGTGAAATTCGCGACTCCTATTTTCGACGGTGCTACCATGGAAGATCTGGATCAGTGGACAGACAAGGCAGGATTGCCTCGCTACTGTAAGACTTATCTTTGTGATGGTGGCACAGGTGAGCAATTTGACCAGGCAGCTACTGTGGGTGTGACTTACATGTTGAAGTTGGGTCACATGGTTGAAGACAAGATGCATGCTCGTTCTATCGGTCCGTACTCATTGATTACTCAGCAACCTCTTGGTGGTAAAGCACAGTTCGGTGGTCAGCGTTTCGGAGAAATGGAGGTTTGGGCACTCGAAGGTTTTGGTGCTGCTCATATCCTGCAGGAAATCCTTACTATCAAGTCTGATGACGTGGTAGGACGTTCGAAAGCTTATGAAGCAATTGTGAAAGGTGAACCGATGCCGCAACCAGGTATTCCGGAATCCTTGAACGTATTGTTACACGAGTTGAGAGGATTAGGTTTGAGTATCAACCTAGAATAA
- the rplJ gene encoding 50S ribosomal protein L10 has protein sequence MRKEDKSTIIEQIAATVKEYGHFYLVDVTAMNAAATSALRRDCFKSDIKLMVVKNTLLHKALESLEEDFSPLYGSLKGTTAVMFTNTANVPAKLIKDKAKDGIPGLKAAYAEESFYVGADQLDALVAIKSKNEVIADIVALLQSPAKNVISALQSGGNTLHGVLKTLGERTEA, from the coding sequence ATGAGAAAGGAAGATAAAAGTACGATTATAGAGCAAATTGCTGCTACAGTAAAGGAATATGGTCACTTCTACTTGGTAGACGTTACAGCGATGAACGCTGCTGCTACCAGCGCATTGAGAAGAGATTGCTTTAAATCAGACATCAAATTGATGGTGGTTAAAAACACTCTGCTTCACAAAGCACTTGAAAGCCTGGAAGAAGACTTTTCACCTCTTTACGGTTCTTTGAAAGGTACTACTGCTGTTATGTTTACTAACACTGCAAACGTACCTGCTAAGTTAATCAAAGACAAAGCGAAAGACGGTATTCCCGGACTGAAAGCTGCGTATGCAGAAGAAAGCTTCTATGTTGGTGCAGACCAATTGGATGCTCTCGTTGCAATCAAGAGTAAGAATGAAGTTATCGCCGATATCGTTGCACTGTTGCAATCTCCGGCCAAGAATGTTATTTCTGCTCTTCAATCAGGTGGTAACACCCTTCACGGAGTTCTCAAGACTCTTGGTGAACGTACCGAAGCGTAA
- the rplA gene encoding 50S ribosomal protein L1 — protein sequence MGKLTKNQKLAAEKIEAGKAYSLKEAASLVKEITFSKFDASLDIDVRLGVDPRKANQMVRGVVSLPHGTGKEVRVLVLCTPDAEAAAKEAGADYVGLDEYIEKIKGGWTDIDVIITMPSIMGKIGALGRVLGPRGLMPNPKSGTVTMDVAKAVKEVKQGKIDFKVDKSGIVHTSIGKVSFSPDQIRDNAKEFISTLNKLKPTAAKGTYIKSIYLSSTMSAGIKIDPKSVDEI from the coding sequence ATGGGTAAACTGACAAAAAATCAAAAGTTAGCTGCAGAAAAAATTGAAGCAGGGAAAGCATACTCACTGAAAGAAGCTGCATCTTTGGTAAAAGAAATCACTTTTTCCAAATTCGATGCTTCACTGGATATTGATGTACGTTTAGGGGTTGACCCGCGTAAAGCTAACCAGATGGTGAGAGGTGTTGTTTCACTTCCTCATGGTACTGGTAAAGAAGTGCGTGTGTTGGTACTTTGTACACCGGATGCTGAAGCTGCTGCAAAAGAAGCTGGTGCTGACTATGTTGGTCTTGACGAATATATTGAAAAGATCAAAGGTGGATGGACTGATATTGATGTAATCATCACTATGCCATCTATCATGGGTAAAATTGGTGCACTCGGTCGTGTACTCGGTCCTCGTGGATTGATGCCGAACCCTAAGAGTGGTACTGTAACTATGGATGTTGCTAAGGCTGTAAAAGAAGTAAAACAAGGTAAGATTGACTTTAAAGTTGATAAGAGCGGTATCGTTCACACTTCTATCGGTAAGGTATCATTCAGTCCTGATCAGATTCGCGACAACGCGAAAGAGTTCATCTCTACTCTGAACAAGCTGAAACCGACCGCAGCAAAGGGTACATATATTAAGAGTATTTATCTTTCTAGTACAATGAGTGCGGGTATTAAAATCGACCCGAAATCAGTGGATGAAATCTAA
- the rplL gene encoding 50S ribosomal protein L7/L12, translated as MADLKAFAEQLVNLTVKEVNELATILKEEYGIEPAAAAVAVAAGPAAGAAAAEEKTSFDVVLKSAGAAKLQVVKAVKEACGLGLKEAKDLVDGAPSTVKEGLAKDEAESLKKTLEEAGAEVELK; from the coding sequence ATGGCAGATTTGAAAGCTTTTGCAGAACAATTAGTTAACTTGACAGTAAAAGAAGTTAATGAACTTGCAACTATCCTTAAAGAAGAATACGGTATTGAACCTGCTGCTGCAGCTGTAGCTGTTGCTGCTGGTCCTGCAGCTGGTGCTGCTGCCGCAGAAGAAAAAACTTCTTTCGACGTAGTATTGAAGAGCGCTGGTGCAGCTAAACTTCAGGTAGTTAAGGCCGTTAAGGAAGCTTGTGGTCTTGGTTTGAAAGAAGCTAAAGACTTGGTAGACGGTGCTCCTAGCACAGTAAAAGAAGGTTTGGCTAAAGACGAAGCAGAATCATTGAAGAAAACATTGGAAGAAGCTGGAGCTGAAGTTGAACTTAAATAA
- the rpsU gene encoding 30S ribosomal protein S21, producing MIVVPVKEGENIEKALKKFKRKFEKTGIVKELRSRQQFDKPSVTKRLKKERAVYVQQLQQVED from the coding sequence ATGATTGTAGTACCTGTAAAAGAAGGCGAAAACATTGAAAAAGCGCTGAAGAAGTTCAAAAGAAAATTTGAAAAGACTGGCATTGTAAAAGAGTTGAGAAGCAGACAACAGTTTGATAAACCGTCTGTAACTAAAAGACTTAAGAAAGAACGCGCAGTTTACGTACAACAACTTCAGCAAGTAGAAGATTAA
- the xerC gene encoding tyrosine recombinase XerC has product MLIESFLDYLQYERNYSEKTVLAYGEDIKQLQEFAQEEYGKFNPLEVEAELIREWIVSLMDKGYTSTSVNRKLSSLRTFYKYLLRQGETTIDPLRKIKGPKNKKPLPVFLKENEMNRLLDETDFGEGFKGCRDRLIIEVFYATGMRLSELIGLDNKDVDFSASLLKVTGKRNKQRLIPFGDELQELMLEYINVRNETIPERSEAFFIRENGERLYKNLVYNLVKRNLSKVATLKKKSPHVLRHTFATTMLNNEAELGVVKELLGHESITTTEIYTHATFEELKKVYKQAHPRA; this is encoded by the coding sequence ATGTTGATAGAATCTTTTCTTGATTATCTCCAGTATGAGCGGAACTATTCTGAAAAAACCGTTCTTGCGTACGGTGAAGATATAAAGCAACTGCAGGAGTTTGCTCAGGAAGAGTATGGAAAATTTAATCCGTTAGAGGTCGAGGCGGAACTGATTCGTGAATGGATTGTTTCATTGATGGATAAAGGGTATACCTCAACTTCTGTAAATCGTAAGCTAAGTTCGCTCCGAACGTTTTACAAGTATCTCTTGAGGCAGGGAGAAACGACTATAGATCCTTTGCGTAAAATAAAAGGACCTAAAAACAAAAAGCCGTTGCCTGTGTTCTTAAAAGAAAACGAAATGAATCGGTTATTGGATGAAACGGACTTTGGCGAAGGATTTAAAGGCTGTCGGGATCGGTTGATTATTGAAGTGTTTTATGCTACCGGCATGAGACTTTCGGAATTGATAGGTCTGGATAATAAGGATGTGGATTTTTCGGCTTCTCTTCTGAAAGTGACCGGGAAAAGAAACAAGCAACGGCTGATTCCGTTCGGTGACGAACTGCAGGAATTGATGCTTGAATATATTAATGTAAGAAACGAAACGATTCCGGAAAGGTCGGAAGCTTTCTTTATTAGAGAGAATGGTGAACGGCTTTATAAGAATCTAGTCTATAATTTAGTGAAACGGAACCTGTCAAAGGTGGCGACGTTGAAGAAAAAGAGCCCTCACGTGTTGAGGCATACTTTTGCTACCACAATGCTGAATAATGAAGCAGAGCTGGGCGTGGTAAAAGAACTTTTGGGTCACGAGAGCATTACGACTACCGAGATCTATACGCATGCCACATTTGAAGAACTTAAAAAAGTGTATAAACAAGCTCATCCAAGAGCTTAA
- the rplK gene encoding 50S ribosomal protein L11, whose product MAKEVAGLIKLQIKGGAANPSPPVGPALGSKGINIMEFCKQFNARTQDKAGKILPVIITYYADKSFDFVIKTPPVAIQLLEVAKVKSGSAEPNRKKVAELTWEQVRTIAQDKMVDLNCFTVEAAMRMVAGTARSMGIAVKGEFPVNN is encoded by the coding sequence ATGGCTAAAGAAGTTGCTGGACTAATCAAGTTACAGATTAAAGGAGGCGCTGCAAATCCATCACCTCCCGTTGGACCTGCTTTGGGTTCTAAGGGTATCAATATCATGGAATTTTGCAAGCAATTCAATGCCAGAACCCAAGACAAAGCAGGTAAAATTTTACCTGTTATCATTACTTACTACGCAGATAAGTCTTTCGATTTTGTAATCAAGACTCCTCCCGTTGCTATTCAATTACTTGAAGTAGCTAAGGTAAAGAGTGGTTCTGCTGAGCCTAACCGTAAGAAAGTTGCCGAGCTTACTTGGGAACAAGTTCGTACGATCGCTCAGGACAAAATGGTTGACTTGAACTGTTTTACTGTGGAAGCTGCCATGAGAATGGTTGCAGGTACAGCTAGAAGTATGGGTATCGCTGTAAAAGGGGAGTTCCCGGTTAATAACTAA
- the nusG gene encoding transcription termination/antitermination protein NusG: MAEIEKKWYVLRAISGKEAKVKEYLEADLKNSDLGEYVSQVLIPTEKVYQVRNGKKIVKERSYLPGYVLVEAALVGEVAHHLRNTPNVIGFLGGSEKPVPLRQSEVNRILGTVDELQETGEELNIPYVVGETVKVTFGPFSGFSGIIEEVNSEKKKLKVMVKIFGRKTPLELGFMQVEKE, encoded by the coding sequence ATGGCTGAGATTGAAAAGAAATGGTACGTTCTGCGTGCTATTAGTGGAAAAGAAGCTAAGGTAAAGGAATATCTTGAAGCTGATCTTAAGAACAGTGACCTTGGTGAATATGTATCTCAGGTATTGATTCCTACTGAAAAAGTTTACCAGGTTCGCAATGGTAAAAAAATTGTGAAGGAAAGAAGTTATCTTCCTGGTTACGTTTTGGTGGAGGCTGCTTTGGTTGGTGAGGTCGCTCATCACTTGCGCAACACTCCGAATGTGATAGGCTTTTTAGGTGGCTCCGAAAAACCGGTGCCTCTCAGACAATCAGAAGTGAATCGTATACTTGGTACAGTGGACGAACTGCAGGAAACGGGTGAAGAACTCAATATTCCGTACGTGGTGGGTGAAACTGTAAAAGTTACTTTTGGACCTTTTAGCGGATTCAGTGGTATCATTGAAGAAGTGAATAGCGAAAAAAAGAAACTAAAGGTCATGGTAAAGATATTCGGGCGCAAAACGCCGCTTGAATTGGGCTTTATGCAAGTGGAAAAGGAATAA
- the secE gene encoding preprotein translocase subunit SecE → MKKVIAYIKESYDELVHKVSWPTYSELANSAVVVLYASLLIALVVWGMDVCFQNFMEKIVYPH, encoded by the coding sequence ATGAAAAAGGTAATAGCTTATATTAAAGAATCTTACGACGAACTTGTACATAAAGTATCGTGGCCTACGTATTCTGAACTTGCTAACAGTGCAGTAGTTGTTTTATATGCTTCCCTGCTTATTGCATTGGTAGTATGGGGTATGGATGTCTGTTTCCAGAACTTCATGGAAAAAATCGTTTATCCACATTAA
- the tuf gene encoding elongation factor Tu, translated as MAKEKFERTKPHVNIGTIGHVDHGKTTLTAAITTVLAKKGLSELRSFDSIDNAPEEKERGITINTSHVEYQTANRHYAHVDCPGHADYVKNMVTGAAQMDGAIIVCAATDGPMPQTREHILLARQVNVPRLVVFLNKCDMVDDEEMLELVEMEMRELLSFYDFDGDNTPIIRGSALGALNGVEKWEDKVMELMDAVDNWIPLPPRDVDKPFLMPVEDVFSITGRGTVATGRIETGVIHVGDEVEILGLGEDKKSVVTGVEMFRKLLDQGEAGDNVGLLLRGIDKNEIKRGMVLCKPGQIKPHSKFKAEVYILKKEEGGRHTPFHNKYRPQFYLRTMDCTGEITLPEGTEMVMPGDNVTITVELIYPVALNPGLRFAIREGGRTVGAGQITEIID; from the coding sequence ATGGCTAAAGAGAAATTTGAACGTACCAAACCGCATGTAAACATTGGTACAATCGGTCACGTAGACCACGGTAAGACAACGTTGACAGCTGCTATCACTACAGTGTTGGCAAAAAAAGGTCTTTCAGAATTGCGTTCTTTCGATTCTATCGACAACGCTCCTGAAGAAAAAGAAAGAGGTATTACTATCAATACTTCTCACGTTGAATATCAAACAGCTAACCGTCACTATGCACACGTAGACTGCCCGGGTCACGCCGACTACGTAAAGAACATGGTTACTGGTGCTGCTCAGATGGACGGTGCTATCATCGTTTGTGCTGCAACTGATGGTCCGATGCCTCAAACTCGCGAACACATTCTGTTAGCTCGTCAGGTAAACGTACCTCGTCTGGTTGTATTCTTGAACAAATGCGATATGGTAGACGACGAAGAAATGTTGGAACTCGTTGAAATGGAAATGAGAGAACTCCTTTCATTCTATGATTTCGATGGTGACAATACTCCTATCATCCGTGGTTCTGCTCTTGGCGCATTGAACGGTGTTGAAAAATGGGAAGACAAAGTTATGGAACTGATGGATGCAGTTGATAACTGGATTCCACTGCCTCCGCGCGATGTTGATAAACCATTCTTGATGCCGGTTGAAGACGTGTTCTCTATCACAGGTCGTGGTACTGTAGCAACAGGTCGTATCGAAACAGGTGTCATCCACGTTGGTGATGAAGTCGAAATTCTTGGTTTAGGTGAAGATAAGAAATCAGTTGTAACTGGTGTTGAAATGTTCCGTAAACTGTTGGATCAAGGTGAAGCTGGTGACAACGTAGGTCTTTTGCTTCGTGGTATTGACAAGAACGAAATCAAACGTGGTATGGTTCTTTGTAAACCAGGTCAGATTAAACCGCACTCTAAATTCAAAGCTGAGGTTTATATCTTGAAGAAAGAAGAAGGTGGTCGTCACACTCCGTTCCACAACAAATACCGTCCTCAGTTCTACTTGCGTACTATGGACTGTACAGGTGAAATCACTTTGCCGGAAGGAACAGAAATGGTAATGCCGGGTGATAACGTAACTATTACAGTTGAGTTGATTTACCCAGTAGCATTGAACCCGGGCCTTCGTTTCGCTATCCGCGAAGGTGGACGCACGGTAGGTGCTGGTCAGATTACTGAAATTATCGACTAA
- the hpf gene encoding ribosome hibernation-promoting factor, HPF/YfiA family, with protein sequence MDVRIQSIHFDASEQLQAFIQKKVSKLEKYYEDIKKVEVSLKVVKPEVAENKEAGIKILIPNGEFYASKVCDTFEEAIDLDVEALVKQLVKYKEKQRSK encoded by the coding sequence ATGGATGTTAGAATTCAATCAATTCACTTTGATGCGTCAGAGCAATTGCAGGCATTTATTCAGAAGAAAGTGTCCAAGTTGGAAAAATATTACGAAGATATAAAGAAAGTAGAGGTGTCATTAAAGGTAGTAAAACCAGAAGTTGCTGAAAATAAAGAAGCAGGCATTAAAATATTAATCCCCAATGGGGAGTTTTATGCAAGCAAAGTGTGTGATACATTTGAAGAGGCAATTGATTTAGATGTGGAAGCGCTCGTAAAACAACTGGTTAAATACAAGGAAAAGCAACGTAGCAAATAA